The following are encoded together in the Acidobacteriota bacterium genome:
- a CDS encoding MoxR family ATPase: protein MSDLSPLRDLLDHHVVGHDEVKTALLLALITREHIYVEGPPGTAKTRLAEVAARGSDLDFFFYQLHRDTRLAELVGDIVLERRKVKTDGAAPGTAGEAERIHQRIEPGGLLTAEVAVLDDISRAPGEALNVLLRILNERRFGAEPIPLMAAIATGNPMDDEYYNEPLDPANLDRFALQLRVSGLIQSGTEDAKTLIDRFASGSVVEQPDPAPVTDRATLDALNRRMYDVEVGPAVRLALLDVLRTLVLEFECNETNSLLTDRTFLVKAIKILRGAALLAGRDAVNLEDLAALSWMTTFRVPPEAHEALPRIIGRVSRQVRAV, encoded by the coding sequence GTGAGCGACCTTAGTCCCCTCCGCGATCTGCTCGATCACCACGTCGTCGGCCACGACGAGGTGAAGACGGCACTGCTCCTGGCTCTGATCACCCGAGAGCACATCTACGTCGAGGGACCGCCGGGCACCGCCAAGACAAGGCTGGCAGAGGTCGCCGCCAGGGGCTCCGACCTCGACTTCTTCTTCTACCAGTTGCACCGAGACACCCGGCTCGCCGAGCTCGTCGGCGACATCGTCCTGGAGCGCCGCAAGGTGAAGACGGACGGCGCCGCGCCCGGAACTGCCGGCGAGGCCGAGCGGATCCACCAGCGGATCGAGCCTGGGGGCCTCCTGACCGCCGAGGTGGCCGTGCTGGACGACATTTCCCGCGCGCCCGGAGAGGCTCTGAACGTGCTGCTCCGCATCCTGAACGAGCGCCGCTTCGGCGCCGAGCCGATTCCGCTGATGGCCGCGATCGCCACCGGCAACCCGATGGATGACGAGTACTACAACGAACCGCTCGACCCCGCGAACCTCGACCGCTTCGCCCTCCAGTTGCGGGTCTCCGGCCTGATCCAGAGCGGTACCGAGGACGCGAAGACGCTGATCGACCGCTTCGCCTCCGGCTCCGTCGTCGAACAGCCCGATCCTGCGCCCGTCACCGACCGCGCCACCCTGGACGCACTGAACCGGCGGATGTACGACGTCGAGGTCGGACCAGCGGTGCGGTTAGCCCTCCTCGACGTGCTGCGCACCCTCGTGCTGGAGTTCGAGTGCAACGAGACGAACTCCCTGCTCACGGACCGCACCTTCCTGGTCAAGGCGATCAAGATCCTGCGGGGCGCAGCGCTACTGGCGGGCCGTGACGCCGTCAACCTGGAGGACCTCGCAGCCCTGTCCTGGATGACGACTTTCCGCGTACCGCCGGAGGCGCACGAGGCGCTGCCCCGGATCATCGGTCGAGTGAGCCGACAGGTCCGAGCGGTCTAG